The Solibacillus sp. FSL R7-0682 genome includes a window with the following:
- the polX gene encoding DNA polymerase/3'-5' exonuclease PolX has product MNKKIIIRTLEKIALYMELQAENPFKVSAFRKAAAALEADERSLSEIEDITAIKGIGKGTAAVILELIETGQSSTLKELEEVVPKGLVPLMKLPGLGGKKLAKLYQELNIIDAASLRVACETGKVRELAGFAVKTEEKILKELESFGTRAERLPIWQLEPVVLEINALLASLPEVEKFSVAGSFRRVAETSKDIDFIVATEQYELVREAILKRLAILETIAAGDTKVSVILDREEPVSVDFRLVKRSEFATALHHFTGSKDHNVRMRQLAKSMGKKISEYGVEQEDGTIQTFETEEQFFAHFNLPFIPPTVRESGKELDRLQELKYLVQPGDIVSDLHMHTTWSDGAHSVTEMGEALIELGYTYAVITDHSQYLKVANGLTPERLEQQKLDIYAFNEKHPNFRLFRGTEMDILPDGTLDFNDDVLKELDFVIASIHSSFTQSQDKIMARLKTAVENPYVHMIAHPTGRIVGQRGGYDPDVPLLIEWAAEHGKILELNANPYRLDLSVEYLQLAMEKNVPIAINTDAHAIDQLRFMDIGTKYAQKAWLKKELIVNTWSLKQFETFIKKNKN; this is encoded by the coding sequence ATGAACAAAAAAATTATTATTCGTACATTAGAAAAAATAGCATTATATATGGAGTTACAAGCGGAAAACCCGTTTAAAGTATCAGCATTTCGAAAAGCAGCTGCAGCTCTTGAAGCAGATGAACGTAGCTTAAGTGAAATTGAAGATATTACTGCAATAAAAGGCATCGGAAAAGGAACAGCAGCCGTCATTTTAGAACTGATTGAAACTGGGCAATCTAGCACATTAAAGGAATTAGAGGAAGTTGTGCCTAAAGGGTTAGTGCCATTAATGAAGTTACCTGGCTTAGGTGGCAAAAAGCTAGCTAAACTATATCAAGAGCTAAACATCATTGATGCAGCTTCATTGAGGGTAGCTTGTGAAACAGGGAAAGTTCGTGAACTTGCTGGCTTTGCAGTCAAGACGGAGGAAAAAATTTTAAAGGAGCTTGAAAGTTTTGGTACGCGAGCGGAAAGACTCCCAATTTGGCAACTGGAGCCGGTTGTATTGGAAATAAATGCATTACTTGCTAGCCTCCCAGAAGTTGAAAAGTTTTCAGTAGCCGGAAGCTTCAGGCGTGTTGCAGAAACGAGTAAGGATATCGACTTTATTGTTGCGACTGAACAGTATGAGCTTGTTCGTGAAGCGATTTTAAAACGACTAGCGATTTTAGAAACAATAGCTGCTGGTGATACAAAGGTGTCGGTTATTTTGGACCGAGAAGAGCCAGTTAGTGTGGATTTCAGGCTAGTAAAGCGTTCAGAATTTGCAACGGCATTGCACCATTTTACAGGCTCAAAGGATCATAATGTTCGCATGCGACAACTAGCAAAATCAATGGGCAAAAAAATTAGTGAATATGGCGTTGAGCAAGAGGATGGAACGATTCAAACCTTTGAAACAGAAGAGCAATTTTTTGCACATTTCAATTTACCATTTATCCCACCAACAGTGCGAGAAAGTGGGAAGGAATTAGATCGTTTACAGGAACTAAAGTACCTTGTACAACCTGGTGATATCGTGTCCGATTTGCATATGCATACGACATGGTCTGATGGTGCGCACTCAGTTACAGAAATGGGGGAAGCCTTAATAGAACTCGGGTACACATATGCAGTTATTACGGACCATTCCCAATATTTAAAGGTAGCAAATGGTTTAACTCCAGAACGCTTGGAGCAACAAAAACTAGATATTTATGCATTTAATGAGAAACATCCGAACTTCCGTTTATTCCGCGGAACTGAAATGGATATTTTGCCGGATGGCACGTTAGATTTTAATGACGATGTGTTAAAGGAGTTAGACTTCGTTATTGCATCGATTCACTCAAGCTTTACGCAGTCACAGGATAAAATTATGGCCCGATTAAAAACGGCTGTGGAAAACCCTTATGTGCACATGATTGCCCATCCAACAGGCCGCATTGTTGGCCAACGTGGTGGCTATGACCCGGATGTGCCGTTACTAATTGAATGGGCAGCTGAGCATGGCAAAATATTAGAGTTAAATGCTAATCCATATCGACTTGATTTAAGTGTTGAGTATTTACAGCTTGCTATGGAAAAGAATGTACCGATTGCGATTAATACAGATGCTCATGCAATTGATCAACTACGTTTTATGGATATTGGTACAAAATATGCGCAAAAAGCATGGTTAAAAAAAGAATTGATTGTAAATACATGGTCGTTAAAGCAATTTGAAACATTTATTAAAAAAAATAAAAACTAA